The proteins below are encoded in one region of Apium graveolens cultivar Ventura chromosome 4, ASM990537v1, whole genome shotgun sequence:
- the LOC141720892 gene encoding ubiquitin-fold modifier-conjugating enzyme 1, translating into MEGFDPTTKSTLTQIPLLSTKAGPRDGAAWTQRLKEEYKSLIAYTSMNKSRDNDWFRISAANPEGTRWTGKCWYVHNLLKYEFDLQFDIPVTYPATAPELELPQLDGKTHKMYRGGKICLTVHFKPLWAKNCPRFGIAHALCLGLAPWLAAEIPILVDSGMIKHKDDAASSSES; encoded by the exons ATGGAGGGATTTGATCCGACCACAAAATCAACTCTCACTCAAATCCCTCTCCTCTCCACCAAGGCCGGTCCTCGCGACGGCGCCGCCTGGACACAACGCCTCAAAGAAGAGTACAAATCTTTAATTGCTTACACTTCTATGAACAAATCTAGAGACAACGACTGGTTTCGCATCTCCGCCGCTAATCCCGAGGGTACTCGCTGGACTGGTAAGTGCTGGTATGTCCATAACCTCTTGAAATATGAATTTGATCTTCAATTCGATATTCCGGTCACTTATCCTGCTACTGCTCCCGAGCTCGAGCTTCCGCAACTCGACGGCAAAACTCACAAG ATGTATAGAGGAGGGAAGATCTGTCTGACGGTGCATTTTAAGCCGCTTTGGGCGAAGAATTG TCCAAGATTTGGTATAGCCCATGCACTTTGTTTGGGTCTGGCACCATGGCTTGCAGCTGAGATTCCTATTCTTGTCGATTCTGGCATGATTAAGCACAAAGATGATGCTGCTTCATCCAGTGAGTCTTAG